One window from the genome of Burkholderiales bacterium encodes:
- a CDS encoding DUF2892 domain-containing protein, with translation MKKNMGNADRIIRLIIAAIIAVLYFTGQISGTLAIILGIIAIAFLVTSIIGWCPIYVPFKISTCKQD, from the coding sequence ATGAAAAAGAACATGGGTAACGCAGACCGCATCATCCGTCTCATCATCGCCGCCATCATCGCCGTCCTGTATTTCACCGGACAGATCAGCGGCACGTTGGCGATCATTCTTGGCATCATCGCCATTGCCTTCCTCGTCACCAGCATCATCGGCTGGTGCCCGATTTACGTGCCGTTCAAGATTTCCACCTGCAAGCAGGACTGA
- a CDS encoding DUF2189 domain-containing protein, whose amino-acid sequence MSTLATPPSAGNLPPENLPFVAPCRSLEWSAALRWLLQGWRDFRQALPISLTYGAVLTALSLLILLATWRFGLLALYLGLATGFVFVGPVLAVGLYSISRQLARGQQPVLGYCLREGREHIRELLVLGMVLLIILLLWARAAAMVHVFFPTEGEVRLAALATFLGVGSLVGAVFAAIVFAATAFSLPMLLDRRVDAITAVLTSVNAVLRNKGPLLLWGLIIVAAVILGFATATLGFVVLLPVIGHATWHAYRETIDASAWPENRPQEAT is encoded by the coding sequence ATGTCCACGCTCGCCACGCCCCCATCTGCGGGGAATCTGCCGCCGGAAAACCTGCCCTTCGTCGCCCCCTGCCGCTCTCTCGAGTGGAGCGCGGCCCTGCGCTGGCTCCTCCAGGGCTGGCGGGATTTCCGGCAGGCGCTGCCCATAAGTCTCACCTACGGGGCTGTGCTCACCGCCCTGAGTCTCCTCATTCTGCTTGCCACCTGGCGTTTCGGCCTCCTCGCCCTCTATCTGGGCCTGGCGACGGGCTTCGTTTTTGTTGGCCCGGTGCTCGCCGTGGGGCTGTATTCCATCAGCCGCCAGCTTGCCCGCGGCCAGCAGCCGGTGCTGGGTTACTGCCTGCGGGAAGGCAGGGAACATATCCGGGAGCTCCTCGTGCTGGGCATGGTTCTCCTCATCATCCTGCTGCTGTGGGCACGGGCTGCCGCGATGGTGCATGTGTTCTTTCCCACCGAAGGAGAGGTCCGCCTGGCCGCGCTGGCGACTTTCCTCGGCGTGGGCAGCCTGGTGGGGGCAGTGTTCGCCGCCATCGTTTTCGCCGCCACCGCCTTTTCCCTGCCGATGCTGCTGGATCGCCGGGTAGATGCCATCACCGCCGTGCTCACCAGCGTCAACGCCGTATTGCGCAACAAGGGCCCCCTGCTCCTGTGGGGCCTCATCATCGTCGCAGCCGTCATCCTGGGCTTCGCCACCGCCACCCTTGGCTTCGTCGTGCTGCTGCCGGTAATCGGACACGCCACCTGGCATGCCTATCGGGAAACCATCGATGCCTCCGCCTGGCCGGAAAACCGGCCGCAGGAGGCAACCTGA